From Anoplopoma fimbria isolate UVic2021 breed Golden Eagle Sablefish chromosome 11, Afim_UVic_2022, whole genome shotgun sequence, one genomic window encodes:
- the spns1 gene encoding protein spinster homolog 1: MSLGEPTSDTAPFFSDDSEAEEQAGRAVAQRQQEESPSGVSKVRALLTVSILCYINLLNYMDRFTVAGVLPDIEQYFGIDDEKSGLLQTVFICSYMFLAPVFGYLGDRYNRKYIMSFGITFWSLVTLASSYTPKEHFWALLVTRGLVGVGEASYSTIAPTIIADLYVKGKRTNMLSVFYFAIPVGSGLGYIVGSQVGNAAQDWHWALRVTPGLGLIAVLLLLFVVQEPKRGAIEARPEHHLQQTSWVADLKALSKNYSFVLSTFGFTAVAFVTGSLALWAPTFLFRAAVFTEERPPCVEGNCASSDSLIFGIITCVTGVLGVASGVQISRWLRTRTAKADPLVCAAGLLLSAPFLYLAIVFAQASTIATYVFIFLGETFLSMNWAIVADILLYVVVPTRRSTAEAFQIVISHLLGDAGSPYLIGVVSDSLRKTDSFLWQFRSLQLSLLLCSFVAVIGGGFFLATALFIETDRHRAENYVPTDDGPIVVPKSGRSTRVPVSSVLI; the protein is encoded by the exons ATGTCTCTAGGCGAGCCCACGTCGGACACAGCGCCGTTCTTCTCCGATGACAGCGAGGCGGAGGAGCAGGCCGGTCGCGCTGTGGCTCAGCGGCAGCAGGAGGAGTCGCCCAGCGGCGTGTCGAAGGTTCGAGCGCTGCTGACAGTCTCCATCCTCTGTTACATCAACCTGCTCAACTACATGGACCGCTTCACCGTGGCAG GTGTTCTCCCCGACATCGAGCAGTATTTTGGGATCGATGATGAGAAGTCAGGTCTGCTGCAAACTG TTTTTATCTGCAGCTACATGTTCTTGGCTCCGGTCTTCGGTTACCTCGGTGACCGATACAACAGGAAGTACATCATGAGCTTCGGCATCACGTTCTGGTCACTGGTGACCCTCGCCAGCTCCTACACCCCCAAAGAG CATTTCTGGGCTCTGCTGGTGACTCGAGGTCTGGTTGGAGTCGGGGAGGCCAGTTACTCCACCATCGCTCCCACCATCATCGCCGACCTCTACGTGAAGGGGAAGAGGACCAACATGCTCTCCGTCTTTTACTTCGCCATCCCCGTCGGCAG cgGTCTCGGATACATCGTGGGGTCACAGGTCGGTAACGCAGCGCAGGACTGGCACTGGGCTCTGAGG gtgACGCCGGGTCTGGGTCTGATcgcggtgctgctgctgctcttcgtGGTCCAGGAGCCTAAAAGAGGAGCCATCGAAGCTCGACCGGAGCATCACCTGCAGCAGACCAGCTGGGTGGCCGACCTAAAGGCCCTCAGTAAGAA cTACAGCTTCGTGTTGTCCACCTTCGGCTTCACGGCCGTGGCCTTCGTCACCGGCTCTCTGGCTCTTTGGGCTCCGACGTTCCTCTTCAGAGCAGCCGTCTTCACCGAGGAGAGACCTCCATGTGTGGAGGGGAACTGTGCCTCCTCAGACAG TTTGATTTTCGGAATAATCACCTGTGTGACAGGTGTGCTGGGCGTGGCCAGCGGCGTGCAGATCAGTCGGTGGCTGAGGACGAGGACGGCCAAAGCCGACCCGCTGGTCTGCGCCGCTGGTCTGCTGCTCTCGGCTCCCTTCCTCTACCTCGCCATCGTCTTCGCTCAGGCCAGCACCATCGCCACATAC GTCTTCATCTTCCTCGGAGAGACATTCCTCTCCATGAACTGGGCCATCGTGGCTGATATACTGCTG TACGTCGTCGTTCCGACTCGTCGCTCCACAGCCGAAGCGTTTCAGATCGTCATCTCACATCTATTGGGAGACGCAGGAAGTCCGTACCTGATAGGAGTG GTGTCAGACTCCCTGAGGAAGACTGACTCCTTCTTGTGGCAGTTCCgctccctgcagctctctctgctgctctgctccttCGTGGCCGTGATAGGAGGAGGTTTCTTCCTCGCCACCGCCCTCTTCATCGAGACAGACCGCCATCGGGCCGAGAACTACGTCCCCACAG acgACGGGCCGATCGTGGTCCCAAAGAGCGGCCGCTCCACCAGAGTGCCGGTGTCCAGCGTTCTGATCTGA
- the nfatc2ip gene encoding NFATC2-interacting protein, protein MAESVSDGEQQAVKPPPKRRRILDPSAIVSVPVYSNKVKSSLQMKPMAAMFAEKENSDDAADDSLWSQLSSRVPAANVVHLSDSEEDEAELQTKKTEEATSCCPSPPQSPVQKQSRQVTRKISEIDRRLRDVNSLMSPEPQDRKCVMEQEDDDDDVIVMNPFSGRQSSPYSSSVREIPLKIRCRTDVHKIPVLSSTPLSDVVTKLSVLLDVPPPRLLLLREEVELQTDATVGELGLGIADIIECVVMAAEDNSKADSSSSSSSSITVRLQSKDRDSSQDFSLHRDAPLASIFSQYLSRMPSIAQTKVRFHFDGCKVTDGQTPAQLDMEDGDIIEVWL, encoded by the exons atggctGAGTCG GTGTCTGATGGTGAGCAGCAGGCTGTGAAGCCTCCACCCAAACGACGACGCATCCTTGACCCTTCAGCCATCGTCTCAGTTCCCGTTTACTCCAACAAG gtgAAAAGCAGTCTGCAGATGAAGCCGATGGCAGCTATGTTCGCGGAAAAGGAAAACTCAG ACGACGCTGCAGACGACAGTTTGTGGTCTCAGTTGTCATCTCGAGTACCAGCAGCAAACGTCGTCCACCTCAGTGACTCTGAGGAGGACGAAGCAGAACTCCAGACCAAGAAAACAGAAGA AGCAACCTCTTGCTGCCCGTCTCCTCCTCAGAGTCCGGTCCAGAAACAGTCCAGACAGGTCACAAGGAAGATCAG TGAGATCGACAGAAGGCTCCGGGACGTGAACTCCCTCATGTCTCCTGAACCTCAAGACAGGAAGTGCGTCATGGAGCAGGAGGATGACGACGACGACGTCATCGTCATGAACCCCTTCTCTGGACGTCAGAGTTCTCCGTACAGCTCCTCGGTCCGGGAGATCCCCCTGAAGATCCGCTGCCGGACCGACGTCCACAAGATCCCGGTTCTGTCG tcGACCCCTCTCAGTGATGTGGTGACCAAGCTGTCCGTCCTCCTCGACgttcctcctcctcgcctcctgctgctgagggaggaggtggagctccAGACGGATGCCACCGTCGGCGAGCTCGGCCTCGGCATCGCTGACATCATCG AGTGCGTCGTCATGGCAGCGGAGGATAACAGTAAAGCCGacagcagtagcagtagcagcagcagcatcactgtGAGGCTGCAGAGCAAAGACAGAGACTCCTCACAGGACTTCTCTCTGCACCGA gacgCTCCGCTGGCCTCCATCTTCTCCCAGTATCTTTCCCGGATGCCCTCCATCGCTCAGACGAAGGTCCGCTTCCACTTCGACGGCTGCAAAGTGACGGATGGACAAACGCCGGCTCAGCTGGACATGGAAGATGGAGACATCATCGAAGTTTGGCTTTAG